The Streptomyces sp. HSG2 genome has a segment encoding these proteins:
- a CDS encoding AAA family ATPase: MASEQRHVSDVYELLTTRLSQARTDRASLLKARAESPGETHERENAAERLTKEIGRLEGAEQGLIFGRIDRTDGLTLRIGRIGLQRDKDDVPLLVDWRAPASRPFYEATPVHPMELRRRRHLRLRERAVVSVSDELLDGSAPTDEDVVGDGPLVEALSARRTGKMHSAVATLQTQQDEIVRSPHRGVTVVQGGPGTGKTVVALHRAAYVLYAFPGVAAEGLLVVGPNARFLDYISQVLPSLGENDVDLATCGELAGVPTAGGDPFDAARVKGGLDLAEALAALLRDRQARTGDFVVRVGREPVHLPHEEVAAARDAALAAVAGHNPAREVFKELLVDAVTDAVREDLEDTLEQIEADVERMTGMDLDQFTQVAQHRVEGAPAQGPAHEVDVDAIRADLLEDPGVDRAVEELWPRLTSTDLVTALLTDSGTLAERLPHLNERERSLLLRAPEAPWTDADAPLLDEAAHLVEGPPRRTYGHVVVDEAQELTAMQWRMIVRRCPAKGMTVVGDFAQAGPSATEHDWKGALTPHVGTGFALHELTVSYRTTQEVLDGVRGLLARIDPEQRPTRSPRRGESPRTVTAPPDGVATAVLRELVAQSTAHPGELLGVVCTDSRVGELVRRGVARHARVVPTTEARGLEFDGVVVVDPEGITAARPGGERDLYVALTRATKRLCSIVVRSA, from the coding sequence ATGGCGTCGGAGCAGCGGCACGTGTCCGACGTGTACGAGTTGCTCACCACGCGGTTGTCCCAGGCGCGCACGGACCGGGCGAGCTTGCTGAAGGCCCGGGCGGAAAGCCCCGGCGAGACCCACGAGCGAGAGAACGCCGCCGAGCGGCTCACCAAGGAGATCGGCCGACTGGAGGGGGCGGAACAGGGCCTGATCTTCGGACGGATCGACCGGACCGACGGCCTGACCCTGCGCATCGGGCGGATCGGCCTGCAACGGGACAAGGACGACGTACCGTTGCTCGTCGACTGGCGTGCCCCCGCGTCGCGCCCCTTCTACGAGGCGACCCCGGTCCACCCCATGGAGCTGCGCAGGCGTCGCCACCTGCGCCTCCGGGAACGGGCGGTCGTCTCGGTCAGCGACGAACTGCTGGACGGGTCCGCCCCGACCGACGAGGACGTCGTGGGGGACGGACCCCTGGTCGAGGCCCTGTCGGCACGACGGACGGGCAAAATGCACAGTGCGGTGGCGACGTTGCAGACCCAGCAGGACGAGATCGTCCGGTCCCCCCATCGCGGAGTGACCGTCGTCCAGGGCGGGCCGGGCACGGGCAAGACGGTGGTCGCCCTGCACCGGGCCGCCTACGTCCTGTACGCGTTTCCGGGCGTCGCCGCGGAGGGACTCCTGGTGGTAGGCCCGAACGCCCGCTTCCTCGACTACATCTCGCAGGTCCTCCCCTCCCTCGGGGAGAACGATGTCGACCTCGCCACCTGCGGGGAGCTGGCCGGGGTACCCACGGCCGGCGGGGACCCGTTCGACGCGGCACGCGTCAAGGGAGGCCTCGACCTGGCCGAGGCATTGGCCGCCCTGCTGCGAGATCGCCAGGCCCGCACCGGCGACTTCGTCGTGAGGGTGGGGCGCGAGCCGGTCCACCTGCCCCACGAGGAAGTCGCCGCGGCCCGTGACGCCGCGCTGGCGGCCGTGGCGGGACACAACCCCGCCCGGGAGGTGTTCAAGGAACTTCTCGTCGACGCCGTCACCGACGCCGTACGAGAGGACTTGGAAGACACACTGGAACAGATCGAGGCCGACGTGGAGCGAATGACGGGAATGGACCTCGACCAGTTCACCCAAGTCGCCCAGCACCGTGTCGAGGGTGCGCCCGCCCAGGGGCCTGCCCATGAAGTGGACGTGGACGCCATCCGTGCCGATCTCCTCGAAGACCCCGGCGTCGACCGAGCCGTCGAGGAACTGTGGCCCCGGCTGACCTCGACTGACCTGGTGACGGCCCTGCTCACGGACTCCGGCACCCTCGCCGAGCGTCTCCCCCACCTGAACGAGCGGGAGCGCTCCCTTCTGCTGCGCGCTCCGGAGGCCCCCTGGACCGATGCCGACGCGCCCTTGTTGGACGAGGCGGCGCACCTGGTCGAAGGCCCCCCTCGACGGACGTACGGGCATGTCGTCGTCGACGAGGCCCAGGAACTCACCGCCATGCAGTGGCGCATGATCGTGCGTCGCTGCCCGGCGAAGGGCATGACAGTGGTGGGAGACTTCGCCCAGGCGGGCCCGTCCGCGACGGAACACGACTGGAAGGGGGCGCTGACTCCCCACGTCGGAACCGGTTTCGCACTACACGAGCTGACCGTCAGTTACCGCACCACCCAGGAGGTCCTGGACGGTGTCCGGGGCCTGCTCGCGCGGATCGACCCGGAGCAGAGGCCCACCCGATCGCCGCGCAGGGGCGAGAGCCCCCGAACGGTGACCGCGCCTCCGGACGGCGTCGCCACCGCCGTCCTGCGGGAACTCGTCGCCCAGAGCACGGCCCACCCGGGGGAACTGCTGGGGGTGGTCTGCACGGATTCCCGGGTCGGCGAGCTGGTCCGGCGGGGCGTGGCTCGGCATGCCCGCGTCGTGCCCACCACGGAGGCCCGCGGGCTCGAATTCGACGGGGTCGTCGTCGTGGACCCCGAGGGCATCACGGCGGCGCGCCCCGGCGGGGAACGAGACCTCTACGTGGCCCTGACCCGAGCCACCAAGCGCCTCTGTTCCATCGTCGTCCGGTCCGCCTGA
- a CDS encoding IS5 family transposase has protein sequence MSMRKPYPSDLTDEQWELVEPVITAWKARHPSVSGHQGKYAMREIVNAILYQNRTGCQWEFLPHDMPPPGAVKYYFYLWRDEGTDQDIHDLLRWHLREKRKRLADPSLVILDTQSIHAAVGVPATTTGKDAAKRVPGRKRCLAVDVLGLVVDCVVLPASAHENTAGIALLDGVAGQCDTVAKALVDQGFKKKVVDHGKNVGIDVEIVERNPAGKGFVVQAKRWIVEQTNGILMFYRRLVRDYEHRPASSRSRVFWAMTSVMSRRLTGATLASWRTT, from the coding sequence ATGAGCATGCGCAAGCCGTACCCGAGTGATCTCACCGATGAGCAGTGGGAGCTCGTCGAACCCGTGATCACGGCGTGGAAGGCCCGGCATCCGTCGGTCAGCGGGCATCAGGGGAAGTACGCGATGCGGGAGATCGTGAACGCCATCCTCTACCAGAATCGCACGGGGTGTCAGTGGGAGTTCCTGCCCCACGACATGCCCCCGCCCGGAGCGGTGAAGTACTACTTCTACCTCTGGCGCGACGAGGGCACCGACCAGGACATTCACGACCTGCTGCGCTGGCATCTGCGAGAGAAGCGGAAACGATTAGCCGACCCGAGCCTGGTGATCCTGGACACGCAGAGCATCCACGCCGCAGTCGGCGTCCCGGCCACGACGACCGGCAAGGACGCCGCGAAAAGGGTGCCGGGGAGGAAGAGATGCCTGGCCGTGGACGTACTGGGCCTGGTCGTGGACTGCGTCGTCCTGCCCGCCTCCGCGCACGAGAACACCGCCGGCATCGCCCTGCTGGACGGTGTCGCCGGGCAGTGCGACACCGTGGCCAAAGCCCTGGTCGACCAGGGCTTCAAGAAGAAGGTCGTCGATCACGGCAAGAACGTGGGCATCGACGTCGAGATCGTCGAGCGCAACCCGGCCGGCAAGGGCTTCGTCGTGCAGGCCAAGCGGTGGATCGTGGAGCAGACGAACGGGATCCTGATGTTCTACCGCCGTCTCGTACGCGACTACGAACACCGGCCCGCCTCCTCCCGATCCCGCGTCTTCTGGGCGATGACCTCCGTGATGAGCCGCCGACTCACCGGAGCCACCCTCGCTTCCTGGAGGACCACGTGA